The following are encoded together in the Deltaproteobacteria bacterium genome:
- the mdoH gene encoding glucans biosynthesis glucosyltransferase MdoH, whose protein sequence is MERRLLYRWFGRLRGRASGAEARKAFRRRRRALAWTRVAFRRRLLLATLVLLPTVVASGFMVNVLPRGGGTSLELAIVVVFGVLFGWISIGFWAALMGFWCLVRGDRFAITRAPGASVPFPGAAPDPDAEGRPTAIVMPICNEPVDRVFAGLRAIEESLAKIGAAGQFHFFVLSDTADAQTIVREEEAWAAWARDVDGFDRIFYRRRRVRLRRKSGNVADFCRRWGARYPFMVMLDADSVMQGATLVRLVELMRRHADVGVIQTVPIAVQRRSLFARVQQFSSRVYGPMFSAGLHFWQLGDGQYWGHNAIIRTAPFIKHCALPRLPGKPPLGGEILSHDFVEAALMGRAGWTTWLAYDLGGSWEEVPSTLLEEMSRDRRWCQGNLQHLRLLFTEGLFGAHRTLFLNGALSYVSALLWATFLLLSTWEAVANVFFEPDYFPSGPSLFPEWPVWRPNWALALLAVTGMILFVPKILSVLLITVHGQARAFGGVLRLLASVVLDVLLSSLLAPIRMAFHSRFVFTNLIGRTVVWRSQTREDAETSWRDAVRAHGFDTVFASAWGVMLFWLNPAYFWWILPIIGALVLAIPVSVHASRVAAGTRARGLGLFLTPEETDPPPEIRAVAARLAAMPPAREDVFVATAVDPYVNALHKALLRPGRMLRASIRAAYAALLDELVHKGPDEIVPEQRKQLLRHPDLVAELHRRVWDEDDPEVAALWDLPVAPPSGRGAARRV, encoded by the coding sequence ATGGAGCGCCGCCTCCTCTATCGGTGGTTCGGCCGGCTGCGGGGGCGCGCCTCGGGCGCCGAGGCGCGCAAGGCGTTTCGGCGGCGCCGGCGCGCGCTCGCGTGGACGCGGGTCGCCTTCCGCCGCCGGCTGCTGCTCGCGACCCTGGTGCTGCTGCCGACCGTCGTTGCGAGCGGCTTCATGGTGAACGTACTGCCGCGCGGCGGCGGCACTTCGCTCGAGCTCGCGATCGTGGTCGTGTTCGGCGTCCTCTTCGGGTGGATCTCGATCGGGTTCTGGGCGGCCCTCATGGGCTTCTGGTGCCTCGTGCGCGGCGACCGCTTCGCGATCACGCGCGCGCCCGGCGCGAGCGTGCCGTTTCCGGGAGCGGCGCCCGATCCCGACGCCGAGGGGCGTCCGACCGCGATCGTCATGCCGATCTGCAACGAGCCGGTGGATCGCGTCTTCGCCGGCCTGCGCGCGATCGAGGAGTCGCTCGCGAAGATCGGTGCCGCCGGCCAGTTCCACTTCTTCGTCCTGAGCGACACCGCCGATGCGCAGACGATCGTCCGCGAGGAAGAGGCGTGGGCGGCGTGGGCGCGCGACGTTGACGGCTTCGATCGCATCTTCTACCGCCGCCGCCGGGTGCGGCTACGGCGCAAGAGCGGCAACGTCGCCGACTTCTGCCGGCGCTGGGGCGCGCGCTACCCGTTCATGGTGATGCTCGACGCCGACAGCGTGATGCAGGGCGCGACCCTCGTCCGCCTCGTCGAGCTCATGCGGCGCCACGCCGACGTCGGCGTCATCCAGACCGTGCCGATCGCGGTCCAGCGACGCTCGCTCTTCGCGCGCGTGCAGCAGTTCTCGAGCCGCGTGTACGGGCCGATGTTCTCGGCGGGGCTGCACTTCTGGCAGCTCGGCGACGGGCAGTACTGGGGCCACAACGCCATCATCCGGACCGCGCCCTTCATCAAGCACTGCGCGCTGCCGCGCTTGCCCGGGAAGCCGCCGCTCGGCGGCGAGATCCTGAGCCACGATTTCGTCGAGGCGGCGCTCATGGGGCGGGCCGGATGGACCACCTGGCTCGCCTACGACCTCGGGGGCTCGTGGGAGGAGGTGCCGTCGACCCTGCTCGAGGAGATGAGCCGCGACCGCCGCTGGTGCCAGGGGAACCTCCAGCACCTGCGCCTCCTCTTCACCGAGGGGCTCTTCGGCGCCCACCGCACGCTCTTCCTGAACGGTGCGCTCTCGTACGTGTCGGCGCTCCTGTGGGCAACGTTCCTCCTGCTCTCCACCTGGGAGGCGGTCGCCAACGTGTTCTTCGAGCCCGACTACTTCCCGTCCGGGCCGAGCCTCTTTCCCGAGTGGCCGGTCTGGCGTCCGAACTGGGCGCTCGCGCTGCTGGCCGTGACCGGCATGATCCTCTTCGTCCCGAAGATCTTGAGCGTGCTGCTGATCACCGTGCACGGCCAGGCGCGCGCCTTCGGGGGCGTGCTGCGCCTGCTCGCGAGCGTCGTGCTCGACGTGCTGCTCTCGAGCCTCCTCGCGCCGATCCGCATGGCCTTCCACAGCCGTTTCGTCTTCACCAACCTCATCGGGCGGACGGTCGTGTGGCGCTCGCAGACGCGCGAGGACGCCGAGACGTCGTGGCGCGACGCGGTCCGCGCCCACGGCTTCGACACCGTGTTCGCGAGCGCGTGGGGCGTGATGCTCTTCTGGCTGAATCCCGCCTACTTCTGGTGGATCCTCCCGATCATCGGCGCGCTCGTGCTGGCGATCCCGGTCTCGGTGCACGCGAGCCGCGTGGCGGCCGGGACGCGCGCCCGCGGCCTCGGCTTGTTCCTGACGCCCGAGGAGACCGACCCGCCACCCGAGATCCGCGCGGTCGCGGCGCGCCTCGCCGCGATGCCGCCCGCCCGCGAAGACGTGTTCGTCGCGACGGCGGTCGATCCGTACGTGAACGCCCTCCACAAGGCGCTCCTCCGTCCCGGCCGGATGCTCCGCGCCAGCATCCGCGCCGCGTACGCCGCGCTGCTCGACGAGCTCGTGCACAAGGGGCCCGACGAGATCGTCCCGGAGCAGCGCAAGCAGTTGCTCCGCCACCCGGACCTGGTCGCCGAGCTGCACCGGCGGGTCTGGGACGAGGACGACCCCGAGGTCGCCGCGCTCTGGGACCTGCCGGTCGCGCCGCCGAGCGGCCGCGGCGCCGCCAGGCGAGTCTAG
- a CDS encoding type IV pilus twitching motility protein PilT has product MEQLLREVVDKNASDLHLSAGQPPRLRIDGDLAPLDHPAQGPEEVMACVETTLTPEQKARFAQEHELDLAYELEGVGRFRVNVFLQSRGPGAVLRRIPTVIPSMQQLGLPPIFQQLCEKERGLVLVTGPTGSGKSTTLAAMVDHINDTWDAHILTVEDPIEFVHPSKRCLVNQREVGPHTGSFSAALKSALREDPDVILVGEMRDLETISLALTAAETGHLVFGTLHTSSAAKTVDRIIDVFPSGQQGQIRTMLSESLEAVIAQKLLKKKGGGRVAAHEVLVGIPAVRNLIREAKLHQIPSAMQTGQQHGMQTMDAAIAELTKKGILDRPAAMLKPAGEGMAAGGAH; this is encoded by the coding sequence ATGGAGCAGCTCCTCCGCGAAGTCGTCGACAAGAACGCCTCCGACCTGCACCTGAGCGCCGGTCAGCCGCCGCGCCTCCGGATCGACGGCGATCTGGCCCCGCTCGACCATCCGGCGCAGGGTCCCGAGGAGGTCATGGCGTGCGTCGAGACCACGCTCACCCCGGAGCAGAAGGCGCGCTTCGCGCAGGAGCACGAGCTCGACCTCGCGTACGAGCTCGAGGGCGTCGGGCGCTTCCGCGTGAACGTCTTCCTGCAGAGTCGCGGCCCGGGCGCCGTGCTGCGCCGCATCCCGACGGTGATTCCCTCGATGCAGCAGCTCGGCCTGCCGCCGATCTTCCAGCAGCTCTGCGAGAAAGAGCGCGGCCTCGTGCTCGTGACCGGGCCGACCGGCTCCGGCAAGTCGACCACGCTCGCCGCCATGGTCGACCACATCAACGACACCTGGGACGCGCACATCCTGACCGTCGAGGATCCGATCGAGTTCGTGCACCCGTCGAAGCGCTGTCTCGTGAACCAGCGCGAGGTCGGACCGCACACCGGCTCCTTCTCGGCGGCACTCAAGAGCGCGCTCCGCGAGGATCCCGACGTGATCCTGGTCGGCGAGATGCGCGACCTCGAGACGATCTCGCTGGCGCTGACGGCGGCCGAGACCGGCCATCTGGTGTTCGGGACGCTGCACACCTCGAGCGCGGCGAAGACGGTCGACCGCATCATCGACGTGTTCCCCTCCGGGCAACAGGGCCAGATCCGGACCATGCTCTCCGAGTCGCTGGAGGCGGTGATCGCGCAGAAGCTCCTCAAGAAGAAGGGCGGAGGGCGCGTGGCGGCGCACGAGGTCCTGGTCGGCATTCCCGCCGTCCGGAACCTCATCCGCGAGGCGAAGCTGCACCAGATCCCCTCCGCGATGCAGACCGGCCAGCAGCACGGCATGCAGACGATGGACGCGGCGATCGCGGAGTTGACGAAGAAGGGCATTCTCGACCGGCCGGCGGCGATGCTGAAGCCGGCGGGCGAGGGCATGGCCGCCGGCGGCGCGCACTGA
- a CDS encoding DUF3131 domain-containing protein has product MPSRPARTPATPLLAVLVASVLMAATPEGSRADAPAAEPPRPACPLESSLRVESATPVWEDDPVPTPKKKAWEDALGGQLAARPIVRARMKGWPTAALVDRAALPHDDRAFLGRLARDTWRGLDAFTDRENGLPVDHVRIEDDGDGAPGGVVGDYTNVTNVGMHLIAVVAARALDLVPERDAIAAIERTLDTLDRLETHAGFFFNYYDTTSLERTSNFVSFVDSSWLIAGLMVARAAFPILAARTTPLIDRMDYRFFYDEKLGLLSHGYFVHRRARSRYHYGVLYTEARLGALLAVGKGEVPEATWFRMVRTYPADCLGQTQTPVAATRKVVRGHEVWGGWYEWQGERYVPSWGGSMFEALMPLLVVDEQRAAPTSLGPNDVAHAVVQRRYALETLGYPVWGLSPAAIPSDGYREFGVRPLGARGYGAGIVTPHASALALAVTPVEATANLRRLAERYDLYGDYGLYDAVDPASGNVARAYLALDQAMTLVAIANHLRGGVIPELFATDPIAKRALAILGDERFFE; this is encoded by the coding sequence ATGCCTTCGCGGCCCGCGCGCACTCCGGCCACGCCGCTGCTCGCGGTCCTCGTGGCGAGCGTCCTGATGGCCGCGACCCCCGAGGGGAGCCGCGCCGACGCGCCGGCGGCGGAGCCGCCCCGGCCCGCCTGCCCCCTCGAGTCCAGCCTGCGCGTCGAAAGCGCCACGCCCGTCTGGGAGGACGATCCGGTCCCGACGCCGAAGAAGAAGGCGTGGGAGGACGCTCTCGGCGGGCAGCTCGCCGCCCGCCCCATCGTGCGGGCGCGCATGAAGGGCTGGCCGACCGCCGCCCTCGTCGACCGCGCGGCCCTGCCCCACGACGACCGCGCCTTCCTCGGGCGGCTCGCGCGCGACACCTGGCGCGGGCTCGACGCGTTCACCGACCGTGAGAACGGCCTCCCGGTCGACCACGTGCGCATCGAGGACGACGGCGACGGCGCGCCCGGCGGCGTCGTCGGCGACTACACCAACGTCACCAACGTCGGGATGCACCTGATCGCGGTGGTCGCGGCGCGGGCGCTCGACCTCGTCCCGGAGCGCGACGCGATCGCCGCGATCGAGCGCACCCTCGACACCCTCGACCGCCTCGAGACGCACGCGGGCTTCTTCTTCAACTACTACGACACGACGTCGCTCGAGCGGACCAGCAACTTCGTCTCGTTCGTCGACTCGTCGTGGCTGATCGCCGGGCTCATGGTCGCGCGCGCCGCGTTCCCGATCCTCGCCGCGCGCACCACGCCGCTCATCGACCGGATGGACTACCGCTTCTTCTACGACGAGAAGCTCGGCCTGCTGTCGCACGGCTACTTCGTCCACCGGCGCGCGCGCTCCCGCTACCACTACGGGGTGCTCTACACCGAGGCGCGGCTCGGCGCGCTGCTCGCGGTCGGCAAGGGCGAGGTTCCCGAAGCGACGTGGTTCCGCATGGTGCGGACCTACCCCGCCGACTGCCTCGGCCAGACCCAGACCCCGGTCGCCGCCACGCGCAAGGTCGTCCGCGGCCACGAGGTCTGGGGCGGCTGGTACGAGTGGCAGGGCGAGCGCTACGTGCCGTCCTGGGGCGGCAGCATGTTCGAGGCGCTCATGCCGCTGCTCGTCGTCGACGAGCAGCGCGCCGCCCCGACGAGTCTCGGCCCGAACGACGTCGCGCACGCCGTCGTGCAGCGCCGCTACGCGCTCGAGACGCTCGGGTATCCCGTCTGGGGCCTGTCGCCGGCGGCGATCCCGAGCGACGGCTATCGCGAGTTCGGCGTGCGCCCCCTCGGCGCGCGCGGCTACGGCGCGGGCATCGTGACCCCGCACGCGAGCGCGCTCGCTCTCGCCGTCACGCCGGTCGAGGCGACGGCCAACCTCCGCCGCCTCGCCGAACGCTACGACCTCTACGGCGACTACGGGCTCTACGACGCCGTCGATCCCGCCAGCGGGAACGTCGCGCGCGCCTACCTCGCGCTCGACCAGGCGATGACGCTCGTGGCCATCGCCAATCATCTCCGGGGCGGCGTCATTCCCGAGCTCTTCGCGACCGATCCGATCGCCAAGCGCGCCCTCGCGATCCTCGGCGACGAGCGCTTCTTCGAGTAG
- a CDS encoding family 1 glycosylhydrolase, translating to MRRSLCQKAVEASARSSLHPAGWRRALDAACAASHTCRVTERPSSGDAFPDGFVWGAATAAHQVEGGNWNNDWWAWEHGIDTPCREPSGDACDHYHRYPDDLDLLAGLGFGAYRFSLEWSRIEPEDGEFSAAALDHYRRVCDACLVRGLAPIVTFHHFTTPRWVTARGGWTEPATADLFARFAARAAARLGDVVSRVCTINEPNIVADVGHRWGLFPPGARDPELRLRANAVLIAAHGLAVDAIRSGPGRAPIGLTLAMQDWQALDGGEALRDRERRDMEDVFLEAARGDDFLGVQTYTRTLVGPDGPRRPAPDARLTQMGWEFYPDALEACIRRAHALTGAPIVVTENGVAVDEDRERIEYVAQALRGVLACLGDGLPVLGYLYWSLLDNFEWAFGYAPRFGIVEVDRATQRRTLRPSAHWLGSVARANRLLPVP from the coding sequence ATGCGTCGGTCATTGTGCCAGAAAGCCGTCGAAGCGTCTGCTCGCTCATCGCTCCATCCTGCGGGGTGGCGGCGAGCGCTTGACGCCGCGTGCGCCGCCTCCCATACCTGCCGCGTGACCGAGCGTCCAAGCTCCGGCGACGCCTTTCCCGACGGCTTCGTCTGGGGCGCCGCCACCGCCGCCCACCAGGTGGAGGGCGGCAACTGGAACAACGACTGGTGGGCCTGGGAGCACGGGATCGACACGCCCTGCCGCGAGCCGAGCGGCGACGCCTGCGATCACTATCACCGCTATCCCGACGACCTCGACCTGCTCGCCGGGCTCGGGTTCGGCGCGTATCGCTTCTCGCTCGAGTGGAGCCGGATCGAGCCGGAAGACGGCGAGTTCTCCGCGGCCGCGCTCGACCACTACCGGCGCGTGTGCGACGCGTGCCTGGTGCGCGGCCTCGCGCCGATCGTCACCTTCCATCATTTCACGACGCCGCGCTGGGTGACGGCGCGCGGCGGCTGGACGGAGCCCGCGACCGCCGACCTCTTCGCGCGCTTCGCGGCGCGTGCGGCGGCGCGGCTCGGCGACGTCGTGAGCCGCGTCTGCACGATCAACGAGCCGAACATCGTGGCCGACGTCGGACATCGCTGGGGGCTCTTTCCGCCCGGCGCGCGCGACCCCGAGCTCCGCCTGCGCGCCAACGCGGTGCTGATCGCCGCGCACGGGCTCGCGGTCGACGCGATCCGGAGCGGCCCCGGTCGGGCGCCGATCGGGCTCACGCTCGCGATGCAGGACTGGCAGGCGCTCGACGGCGGCGAGGCGCTCCGCGACCGGGAGCGTCGCGACATGGAGGACGTGTTTCTGGAAGCCGCGCGTGGCGACGACTTCCTCGGGGTCCAGACCTACACGCGGACGCTGGTCGGTCCGGACGGGCCGCGGCGGCCCGCGCCGGACGCGCGCCTGACCCAGATGGGGTGGGAGTTCTACCCCGACGCGCTCGAAGCCTGCATCCGGCGCGCGCACGCGCTCACCGGCGCGCCGATCGTCGTGACCGAGAACGGCGTCGCGGTCGACGAGGACCGCGAGCGCATCGAGTACGTCGCGCAGGCGCTCCGCGGCGTGCTCGCGTGCCTCGGCGACGGGCTCCCGGTCCTCGGCTACCTGTATTGGAGCCTGCTCGACAACTTCGAATGGGCCTTCGGGTACGCCCCGCGGTTCGGAATCGTGGAGGTCGACCGGGCGACCCAGCGCCGGACCCTCCGGCCGAGCGCCCATTGGCTCGGATCGGTGGCGCGTGCCAATCGCCTGCTTCCCGTGCCATGA
- a CDS encoding ATP-binding cassette domain-containing protein — MARVALVHLGKIYPTGAPGRDPNGVRALDDVTLEVADGELLVLVGPSGCGKSTVLRLVAGLEAATSGEIRIGDAVVNDLPPQARNVAMVFQDYALYPHMTVRRNLEFPLRMRGTGRAEIARRVETVAGQLDLAALLDRLPKQLSGGQRQRVAMGRALVREPAVSLLDEPLSNLDAKLRVEVRAEIAALQERTRTTMLYVTHDQVEAMTLGERVAVLHAGRLQQIATPRELYARPASAFVAGFIGNPPMNLLPGRLAADGAGVRVAVAGGTLRVAPEAVAHRPAGGAAEITVGIRPEALVRVDPGAANALRLTVAHVEWLGHETLAHLRATEPPGAGRDEERDDGMVARLPGMHQLAPGEPLALGVDPASVYLFDRNGRALG; from the coding sequence ATGGCTCGGGTCGCCCTCGTCCACCTCGGGAAGATCTATCCGACGGGCGCGCCGGGGCGCGACCCGAACGGCGTGCGGGCGCTCGACGACGTCACGCTCGAGGTCGCCGACGGCGAGCTCCTCGTACTGGTCGGCCCCTCGGGCTGCGGCAAGTCGACGGTGCTGCGTCTGGTCGCCGGCCTCGAAGCCGCGACGAGCGGTGAGATCCGCATCGGCGACGCCGTCGTGAACGATCTCCCGCCGCAGGCGCGGAACGTCGCCATGGTCTTCCAGGACTACGCGCTCTATCCGCACATGACCGTGCGGCGGAACCTCGAGTTCCCCCTCCGCATGCGCGGCACGGGACGCGCGGAGATCGCCCGCCGCGTGGAGACGGTCGCGGGCCAGCTCGATCTCGCGGCCCTGCTGGATCGCCTGCCGAAGCAGCTCTCCGGCGGCCAGCGCCAGCGGGTCGCGATGGGGCGCGCGCTCGTGCGCGAGCCCGCCGTGTCGCTCCTCGACGAGCCGCTCTCGAATCTCGACGCCAAGCTCCGGGTCGAGGTGCGCGCGGAGATCGCCGCCCTCCAGGAGCGCACGCGCACGACCATGCTCTACGTGACGCACGATCAGGTCGAGGCGATGACGCTCGGCGAGCGGGTCGCCGTCCTGCACGCGGGCCGCCTCCAGCAGATCGCGACGCCGCGCGAGCTCTACGCCCGGCCCGCGAGCGCGTTCGTCGCCGGCTTCATCGGGAACCCGCCGATGAACCTCCTGCCGGGGCGCCTCGCCGCGGACGGCGCCGGCGTGCGCGTTGCGGTCGCGGGCGGCACGCTGCGGGTCGCGCCGGAGGCGGTCGCGCACCGGCCGGCGGGCGGCGCCGCCGAGATCACCGTCGGCATCCGCCCCGAGGCGCTCGTGCGCGTCGACCCCGGCGCCGCGAACGCGCTCCGGCTCACGGTCGCGCACGTCGAGTGGCTCGGCCACGAGACGCTCGCGCACCTGCGGGCGACGGAGCCCCCGGGCGCCGGCCGCGACGAGGAGCGGGACGACGGCATGGTGGCGCGTCTTCCCGGCATGCACCAGCTCGCCCCCGGCGAGCCGCTCGCTCTCGGCGTCGACCCGGCGTCCGTCTACCTGTTCGACCGGAACGGACGCGCGCTCGGGTAG
- the rnk gene encoding nucleoside diphosphate kinase regulator — MQSVGNHDVISWFDKMRLEGLMKLLRERPDEVEGLDALAEKLERARIVGPEEVSPGVVTMNSEVMLSDLDSGEKLTVKVVFPAAADPAARHVSVLAPIGLALLGCAEGAEVEWPAPGGKRRLRLTEVSFQPEAAGIYNL; from the coding sequence ATGCAATCGGTAGGGAATCACGACGTGATCAGTTGGTTCGACAAGATGCGTCTCGAGGGCCTCATGAAGCTCTTGCGCGAACGACCGGACGAGGTCGAAGGCCTGGACGCGCTCGCGGAGAAGCTCGAGCGCGCGCGCATCGTCGGGCCCGAGGAGGTGTCGCCCGGCGTGGTCACGATGAACTCCGAAGTGATGCTCTCGGACCTCGACAGCGGCGAGAAACTGACGGTGAAGGTGGTGTTTCCGGCCGCCGCCGATCCGGCCGCCCGGCACGTCTCGGTCCTCGCGCCGATCGGCCTCGCGCTCCTCGGCTGCGCTGAAGGGGCGGAAGTCGAATGGCCGGCTCCGGGCGGCAAGCGGCGATTGCGCCTGACGGAGGTCAGCTTCCAACCCGAAGCCGCGGGCATCTACAACCTCTAG
- a CDS encoding sugar kinase — MSARRLRVAVVGHAQYVTLAAAPALPGPGAILHLAHPTYVAGGGGAITFFQLVRSPAEVHFFTALGTDGAGVEVEGALRASRATIHVAHRARAHPRDLVLVTPDGERTIVVMQPPLHPKIGDALPWGIFADCDAVFFTGDDAAVLRTARAARLLVATARRAAIIAAAGVEVDVVVGSLNDPRESTNDYPLPPRALVLTDGPRGGRIVTASGSEPFAAPPAPPRIVGSYGAGDSFAGALTWHLVAGLSLKEACERAGPYGAAVLAGTNPLEHQRPLA; from the coding sequence ATGAGCGCCCGCCGCTTGCGCGTCGCCGTCGTCGGACACGCGCAATACGTGACGCTCGCCGCGGCGCCGGCGTTGCCGGGACCCGGCGCGATCCTCCATCTCGCGCACCCGACCTACGTCGCGGGCGGCGGCGGCGCGATCACGTTCTTCCAGCTCGTCCGCAGCCCGGCCGAGGTCCACTTCTTCACGGCGCTCGGCACGGACGGCGCCGGCGTGGAGGTCGAGGGTGCGCTCCGTGCGTCGCGCGCGACGATCCACGTCGCCCACCGGGCCCGCGCGCACCCTCGCGACCTCGTCCTCGTCACCCCCGACGGCGAGCGTACGATCGTCGTCATGCAACCGCCACTGCACCCGAAGATCGGCGATGCGCTGCCGTGGGGCATCTTCGCGGACTGCGACGCGGTCTTCTTCACCGGCGACGACGCCGCCGTGCTGCGGACGGCGCGCGCCGCGCGTCTCCTGGTGGCGACGGCCCGGCGGGCCGCGATCATCGCGGCGGCCGGCGTCGAGGTGGACGTCGTCGTCGGTAGCCTGAACGACCCGCGCGAGTCGACGAACGACTATCCCCTGCCGCCGCGCGCGCTCGTGCTCACCGACGGCCCGCGCGGCGGCCGCATCGTGACCGCGTCCGGGAGCGAGCCGTTCGCCGCCCCGCCCGCGCCACCCCGCATCGTCGGCTCCTACGGCGCAGGCGACAGCTTCGCTGGCGCTCTCACGTGGCACCTGGTCGCCGGTCTCTCATTGAAGGAGGCGTGCGAGCGCGCCGGGCCCTACGGCGCCGCCGTGTTGGCGGGGACGAACCCGCTCGAGCACCAGCGCCCGCTCGCGTGA